CCGCCATACCGGTTTTATGGCCCACCTTTTTCTTGAACCTCCTGTAGGGTACAGGCCTGCGCATGTTAATTACGTCCTCTAAGAAGCGTTTAGCTCTCTCCAAGCTCAAGCCTCTTATTGCGTCAAGGACTTCGACCGCATCCTTATAGGATATCCTGAGGTCGCGTCCGGCAGCTATCGCCGTCCGAACTGGATCCAACTGTACAGAGAAGCTCCACCTAGGCACAAGCCACGCTGCAGGAGAGGCCCTTTTAAAACCTGGTGGTCGGCCCAAGAACACATATATAGGCGCTAAGAAGGAGAGCCTGGAGCCCCGGTAGCTCAGCCGGGCCAGAGCGCCGGCCTTGTATTCCGCTCGAATCGACGAGAGAGCCGGAGGACCCGGGTTCGAATCCCGGCCGGGGCTCCACAATAGAGGCAGAAGAGCTTTAAGGGGCGCCAGCTCAAGTTGATCGATGATGAGTGATCTGCCGGACGATTTGTGAAGAGAGGATTGACTCTGATCCGACTGTCGCGCGGAGGACCGCCAAGTAACCTATGAAGCTCTATATACCACCTTATACAGCTGAATTTGTAAAGTACATCATCAAGAAAAGGTGATCATTAAAGGGCCTTCATTAGAATGAGAGGAGCTAGCATCGCAGTGAAAGATCTCACGAAGTCCTACGGTCCAATTAGGGCACTTGATGGTATCACTTTTGAAGTTGAGCAGGGTGAATACTTCGTTGTTCTCGGGCCAATCGGCTCAGGTAGAAGTACGCTGCTCAAGTGTATCGCAGGTCTTGAGCAGCCGGATAGTGGGGACATCCTTTTTGACGGTTCAAGCGTGGTTGGATTGCCACCCGACAAGAGGCTTGCAGGCTATATGCCTCCCGGCTACGCGCTCTTCCCCCATATGACGGTGTGGGAGAATGTTGCCTATGGCCTGTGGATCAAGGGGTACCCAAAGCACGAGATCGAAAGGCGCGTTGAAGAAGCGTTGAAACTAGTCGGCTTGTTGCACCGAGCTGATAGTTACCCGCACCAGTTGTCAGGTGGGCAGCGTCAACGAGTAGCTTTAGCTAGGGCTTTAGCCTCCGGCGCTAGGCTTCTGCTGTTGGACGAGCCGCTAACAGCCCTCGATGCGGTCTTGACGCTTGAGGTTCGGAGGGAGGTGCGTAGGGTTGCGAAGAGTTTGGGTTTGACTGTGATTCATGTTACGCATAATCAGGAGGAGGCGATGGCTGTTGCTGACAGAATTGCCGTAATGAGGAGGGGGAGGATTGAGCAGATCGGTGAGCCGGAGGATGTATACTTCCACCCTCGGTCCCCCTTTTGCGCTAAATTCGTGTCAGGGGCTAACCTACTGCGAGGGCAGTTAATCGAGTCGTACGGCGTGGTGGGCCTAGCGAAAGTCGAAGGATTGGGCGTGGTTAAAGTCGAGCATCGCGGCCTAAGACGAGGATCCACCGTTTTGGTCGCAGTTAGACCAGAAAGCATAGAATTGGGTGAAGGAAGGTTTCGTGGGAGGATAGTCGACGTATCCCTGGTTGGTGGTATAGCGAGGGTATGGCTTCAGATAGGAAACTTACGGCTGGAGGCCGACGTCGAGCCGAGATTAAGCTTGAGAGCCGGTGCGGACATAAACTTCGACGTATCTGAACCCCTGCTCGCGTATGAATTCAGAGGACTCGAGGAGGAGGTGGAGCTATGAGCGGTGTGGCCCTCCACGTTTTAAACTTGTCAAAGCGCTTTGGCAACATCGTAGCTCTAGACAAAGTCTCCTTCGAGGTGAGAGAGGGAGAGTACTTCGCTATAATTGGGCCGAGCGGCTCGGGAAAGAGCACGCTGCTTAAGTGTATTGCAGGCCTCGAGCGCCCTGACAACGGGAAAGTATACATTTTCGGGAGATTAGTAAATGATCTTCCTCCAGAAAAGAGGGAAATAGGATTGATATTTCAGGAAATATACCTTTTCCCCCACATGACTGTCAAGAGTAACGTACTGTACCCGGCTGTAGTTAAAGGGGTGAAGAGCGCGGAGGATACCGCACGTGAAATACTGTCCTCAATGGGCATCGAATTGAGGGCGGCTAGCCTACCCAGCGAGCTTAGCCTGGGAGATCAACAGAAGGTGGCTCTGGCTAGGGCTTTAGCCTCCGGCGCTAGGCTATTGCTGCTGGACGAGCCGTTCGGCTCAATGGATCCCCGAACAGCTGAGAGACTCCGATACGAGGTGCGTAGGGTTGCGAAGAGTTTGGGTTTGACTGTGATTCATGTTACGCATAATCAGGAGGAGGCGATGGCTGTTGCTGACAGAATTGCCGTAATGAGGAGGGGGAGGATTGAGCAGATCGGTAGTCCTCTCGAGCTGTACCTCAGGCCTAGATCACTTTTTGTGGCAAGGTTCATCGGCGGAGAGAATAACTTCCTAGTAGGTAAAGTAGTGGAAGCGAGTGGGGATTTCGCTGTGCTTGATATCGGGTCAGCAGTCCTGAAGGGTCGGGGTTCAGTGACGAGCGGGCTCGCAGTACTAACCATTAGACCCGAAAAGTTGAGGTTCGCGAACGATGGGCGGATCGAAGGAGTCGTCGATATGCGCGAGTTTCTGGGCAAAACCTACAAGTACGTGATTCGGTTAAATGGAGGGGTTTCGTTGATCGTGAGATCGCGTGAGAAAATCGAGGTGGGGGCCAGCGTACGACTGACTTTTAACCCGGAGGATGCTCTGGTCTTTCCGTACCCGAAGGAGGGGCTTGAGGAGGCGGTAAGGTATGAGTAGTGAAGGCATTTTAGCCTGGTTTAGCGATAAGAGGCGGGAGAAGGTTCTCCAGTCTTTGGAGGCCCACGTGCGTGAAGTTATGAACTGCGTCAAGGCCCTCCAAGAGCTAATCGTTTCCTGGAGAACTGGCACGATCGATCTTACTGCCCGCTACAACGCCGTGAAGGCCTTCGAAAAGGCGGCTGATAATTTGAGAAACTCAACTGCCAGGTTGCTGGCTGGTGGAAGTGCAGGCGACGCTGTTGAAAGAACATTCTTGTTGAGGTTGATGGGCCGTGTCGACAGGATTGCCGATTGGTCGCTGGAAGCTGCCCGCGTGATAACAATTCTGAGCTCGTACGAGGTTCCGAGCCAAGTACGTGACGTGTACGTGGCAATGTCTTCCAAGTTGGGAGCTATAGTTGAAGCTACGTATGGCGCTGTCAAATACCTTAAGGAAGAACCTTTAGCTGCGTTAAACGCTGCTGATACGGTAGAGAAATTAGAGGAGGACATCGATTCTGTTTACGCTGAATGCCGAACCCTCCTTATAGATGCGGCATCAAACCTGTCGGCCCCCATCGTGGTGATGCTTTTCAGCGCTTTAGATGCGCTCGAGCATGTAGCTGATGCTTGCGAAGACGCTTGCGATATAGTTCGAGAGGTTGTGGTGAGATTAACGTGGTGAAGAGGGGTTACTTGCTACTCCTGACAGGGCTTCTGATAGGCTTACTCTGTGGCGTCCTGATGTCTAGAGTTTACGGCTACAGAGTAGCTCTCTCCACATCAGGAGCACCTGAGAGGATCGAGCTGGTCTTCCTTTTCACGAGTGAGAAGGAGGCTTGGATTAACGCTATTAAACCGCTTTTCGAGAAACATTTCCGGGAAAAGTACGGCATAGAGCTGGAGTTAAAGCTGTACGTGACAGGCTCGCACGAGACCGTCAACCTAATACTGAGCGGTAGCGTAAAACCGGATGTCTGGAGCCCCGCTTCGAGCATATGGATACCGTACCTTGAAGAGAAGTGGAAGAAAATGCATGGCAACGATATCGTAGGCGAATGGTACCCGATAGCGCTAAGCCCCCTTGTCTTAGCTGGGTGGGGCGATCTTGTCGCTCGGTACGGTGTCAGGGGGTTTGCCGACCTCTACATGCTCGCTAAGGCAGGCGTCGACTTCAAGTATGGCCATACAGACCCTATGCTTTCAAATAGCGGCCTTATGGCGCTGCTCTTGCAATTCTGTGAGGCTGTGAATAAGACCCCCGATCAGCTGACAATCGACGATATCAGAAACCCTAAAACGCTTGAAATCGTTAAGACGATAGAGTCGAAGGCGGTGTTCTACGGTAAATCTACGGGGTTCTTCGGCGAGTGGGCGGTCGAGAACGGGCCTCAAGCCATCTCCTTCTTCGCTGTATACGAGAACGTGGTGATAAGCACCGCAGCTAAAGCGCGCGCTAAATGGGGAACGGGCTTAGTAGCGGTCTATCCAAGGATTGGGGTTCTCTACAGCGATCACCCGCTCGTCATGATAGATGCTGAGTGGGTGGACCCGTGGAAGAAGCTCGCAGCCCGCGAGCTCCTTCTTTTCCTGCTTCAGCCTGAAGTGCAGGAGCTTGCTCAGCGTTTCGGTTTTCGCCCGGTGAACCCCCTGGTTCACCTTAACGAGTCAATATTTAATGAAGACAATGGTGTCCTTGGCGAGATAAAGGCGAGGGCTCTTAAACCTCCAAGAGGAGATGTGCTTGAGGCGATTCTGGAGGTTTGGGTTGAAGTACGAAACCCCGGGGTGTAGTGAGTGAGGTTCGTTAAGTACGTTAAGTCCGCCTACACTATAGCGGTTCTGGCTATTTCATCTTTCCTCGTGCTTGCCCCCTCTTTATACGTTGTAGTCTACGTAGTAATGCATGCCGGGAAGGTTGTAGAGGAGGCTTTTAACCACTACATAGTGGGAAGCGGTTACTGGCAGTTGATAGTAAAGGCTCTCTCCCTCTCCCTCAGGCTCTCTCTATCGACGCTTGCGTTAAATTTGGCCATCGGAGTACCCCTTGCTTACATTATATCGCGTCGCCGCATCAGGGGGTACGAGCTTCTTGAGAACGTAGCTACCCTCGCTTTAGTGCTACCGACTTCAGCATTCGGTTTCTCCGTGTTAATAACATGGAGCAGTCCACTCGGCCTAGCGTCATTCTTCAACCTTGGTAGGGGAATCATCTCGCAGGAATTCGTGATACCCGTGATCAATGTGCCCGCACTCCTATTGATAACGCACGTGGCCCTTTCTCTCCCGTACCTTGTCAGGCCGCTAACGGCGGCGTTGGAGACTCTAGGGGAAGCCTACGAGCTCGTTTCTAGATCCTTAGGGGCATCCACTCTCACCACGTTCCGCCGCGTGGTTCTCCCCCTCATGCTACCGAGCTTAGTTTCAGGTTCTGTGCTTGCGCTCACCCGCTCGCTCGGGGAGACAGGGGCCAGCGTTATCGTTGCCGGAGTAAACGTACCTGCAAGCGTCGCTATAGTGAGGCTTGTCGGGGCACTACGCTTCGGGCTAGCCAGTTTTCTCGCCAGTCTCATGGTTGCATCAACTATGGCCCTCGTACTGCCGATCGAGCTCTTATCTAAGAGAATAGGACTGGGTAGGGAAGTTAAAGATACAAGAGTAGAACGAATGCTAGTAAAAATTGAGTCTAAGCTTTCACATGGGCGTTTTCTGACAAGCTCATTCAAAGCTTTCATTGTAGCTGTACTCTTCCTGGTAGTCCTTCTTCCCGTGCTTTTTGTGATGAAGAGTACGATCGAGTACTGGAGCCGTGAACCATATACCGGGAGAGTTGAGGGAGGCATCCTTTACCAAGTGTTTGGGCCTGTTGGTTACTGGCCTCTCATCATAAGGGCCGCCTTAAATTCACTTGTCGTCGCAGGCCTTTCCACACTCGTTGCCACCTACCTCTCGATCCTGCTTTTCACAGCTATCAGGGGGACAAAGTTGGTACCAGTTATCAGGGCGCTCTTTAGGATCCCGCTGGTCGTTCCAACGAGCGCGACAGGCCTTTCGGCCCTTTTACTATACGGTGAAAACGGTCTTCGGCTGGCGCATCCCAGCATCTGGCTCACGATAATGGTGCATATAGCCTTCACGACGCCAGTCGTGTTCGAAACTCTCATGTCAGCTAGCGAGAGCATAAAGCCCGAGACGTTCGAGGAGGTCGCACGAACGCTCGGTGCATCGCCCTACGATGCTCTGGAGACAATAACGCTTCCCATGCTCAAGCGCGGCATAGTGGCTGGGGCCGTTCTTGCTCTTCTAAGCTCGCTCGGTGAAACAGGCGCAACGATGATGGTGATGGGCAGCGACATAACACTCACTGTACTCGTAGTGAACATGGCTGAAGCAATGGCAATCCCAGCGGCTCTTTTCACTTCGACCCTCCTTTTGGCCTACGCTCTTGTAGCCTTGACACTTCTTCGCAGGGTCGTGCGCTGAAACACTGGCGGCAACATTGTGCTTGAGTTAGCCGATATGCACTAAAACCACCCCCTCTGTAGCTTCTAGCGTTATGTACTACGTGGTTTGCAGCTGGTGCTCTTACGTGCTTCACGCTGGCGAAAAACCGGTAGATGTACTAAAGATATTGTCCAGGTATGGGGATAAGTGCCCCAGGTGTCTCCGGAAGCTTTCTCTGGAGCCTAAGAAAATAGTGGTTAGGGTTCGGAAAAAGTAGCGCACGCCAAGAGGGGTCTCGCACAAATTTTTAAGCCCCGTCGACAGTATCTAGGCGATGAGGAACGAGGGCTGGAAGTCGCTACTGGCTAAACTTGCGCGAGGGCTTACTGCGTGCATAAGCTTCTTTGCGAAACCGAGCTTCATTGCCGCATTAGTTGTTACCCTCAGCGTCGTTATAGCTCTTCTTCTGAGATTGGCTCCCCTCAGATGGGGGGTGTACCTAAACGAGTTCGACCCCTTCTACGAGTACTACCTGGCTGAGAAACTGCTTGAGAAGGGTAATGGCAGCCTACTAAGAGGGCTTGCGTGGTGGTTCAGCTGGTGGTTTGATAGGGGGGAGAGAGACACGTTGTTCTGGGCGCCCTTTGGGAGGGATTTAAGGGCAAGTAGTCAACTCGGAGCACCTCTCTTTTCAGCTTCAGTTTATAAGCTTCTGAAGGATCTTGGATTTGAAGTGGATTTGTACACGGTGCACGCCTTTATTCCGGCTGTGTGGGCTGCGACAGCTAGCATCTTCGCCTACCTTCTGGCCAAGGAGGTCTGGGATTCGAGCGCGGGGGTTCTCGCAGCAGTATTCATGGCTTGTAGCTGGCCTTTCATCTTCAGGACGAACTTAGGAGCGAAGCACGAGGGTGTAGCTATACCGTTCATGCTGCTAACGCTCTACCTGTTGATCAGCGGGGCAAGGAGAGGGTCGGTGCTGAGGGGCCTCCTCGCCGGTTTAGCGATGGGCATAGTCATCCTAGCTTGGGGTGGCTTCCTATACGCTTGGAACCTCGTCTCCCTCACTGTACTAGTCTGGCTGCTCTTCAACCCGGAAGACGTCAACGTAGCGAAGGCCTTCCTACCCCTCATTGTAATCGCCGATATCTTAATAGCGGTTATGCCGCGCTTCGGGCCAATCTATGCTTTCGCCTCGTATGCTGCGTTGCTGCCGTGGTCGGCTAAACTGTTATCCGTGCTCGTTATGCTGCACCGCGTTCCTAGGATGGGTTTGCGCTTGGATAGGAAGACTGCCTCGATCGTTGCGGGTGGTCTGGCGGTTGTAGCTCTGATCCTGTGGTACATGGGGCTCCTGACGGCGCTCCCGGGCAGAATCATGGCCATTCTGCTTCCCGTGCTTCGCGAGGTCGGAGTAACTACGGTAGCTGAGCATGCGGTACCCACGTGGGCCTCCATCTACGGTAGCTACGGTATGCTCCTCCCTCTTTCGGGTTTCGGAGCCCTACTATGCGGCTACAAGTATAGGAGGAGGATCGAAGATACTCTCATGCTGCTGTTCTGGGTCAGCGCAGCCTACGCTGCCGCATCTATGGCCAGGCTTACCTTAATTATGGCGCCGGCCGTAGCGTTGCTAGCCGGGTATGCAATAAGCGAGCTCATGGAGGGGGCCATGCGATTGTGGCGGCAGAAGTCGAGTGCCAAAAGGGGGCTTCAACCGGGCTTTGAGCTGGCTCTCCTCCCCCTCGCGATAGTGCTTTTACTGCCTCTCCCCACCGTAGCCGACACGAACTCCATAGCAGCGACGCACCAACCCGCTTTGATACTTTCCTCCTCGATCCCAGTATTGGACTACAACTACCAGTACTTAGATTGGCTCTCAGCTCTCGAATGGATCAAAGCTAATGTGCCGAAGAACGCTGTCATAGCCACGTGGTGGGACTACGGCTACTGGATCTCCGTGAACACGGGAAGGAACACCACCTGCGATAATGCTACGATAGACACGAAGCAGATACAAAGGATCGCCACCGCCTTCCTTTCGAGCGAGGAGGAAGCGTTGAAGATTTTTAGGGAGTTGAATGTAACCTATGTAGTCGTATTCGAGCCTTTCCTCAGGGCTCAACTACAGTACTTAGGCAACGTTTACTTCTCACCGGCGTACGGAGGCGTTGGAGGAGATCTGGCAAAAAGCTACCAAATGGCTCGCTGGATCGGTGCAGACCCCAATCGGTACGTTGGCATAGGGTATGTAGACAATTACCCTGTGCTCGTGCCCGCAGACACTCCGGAAGCGCGCAACGCTACCTTGTACCGCCTCCTCTTCGTCAAAACGTTGGAGAGGCGACTCTTCATATTCGAGAAGCTGCCGTTCTATGGAACACCAATATCCAACTATCGGGGTCCCAGCCCGGATATACCCCCGCCCACTCACTTCAAACTAGTCTACGCCTCTAGGCCTAACGAGTGGGTTTTGGTCTTCAAAGTCGAATACCCAAGTGATTAAACGGAACCCTGATTGCGAGCAGATTGCATTTTAAGCATCCTCCTGTACTTGCTATACTTATCTTCCGGAGAGAACCTGGGGGGATGAGGTATACGCACGGGGCCGCCGCACTTGGGGCAACCTTCCCTATTGAGAGTGTAAGTGCCGCACCTTGTACACTTCCTCAATAACCATCTCGAAACCATAGCTCCACTACTCCAATTTCAACCTCTCAAAGGATGCCTGGCAACCTTTTTCGCTTGCTCTAGAAAGAATCGCCTTACTAACTTCATTGATGAACGCTTCAATTCGTTTTGGATCATAAGCCTCTATGTCCATCCTATACCTAGGCGGTCCAACGACGTAGAACCGGGCCGTTAGATCGGGAAAGGACTTGATCACCTCGCTCCAGGCCCCGAGAATACTACGCAGTCTTTCTACACCGTCGCCGTGGGTACAGCTTACTGAGAACATTAAACTCGCTTTAACTTTTGGTATTCTTACGTAACTTTTAGCCAGCTCATAAAGTACCGAGAGCCAAGGCTCCTTGACTCCCGCTCGCTGAAGAGCCTCAGGGCCCTCCTTTACAGCAGCCTCTAAACCAGCGAGAGTGTCGCCGTAAAAGTTTTCGAGGTTTAGGGCTACTTCAAGTGCCTCCTCTATGCTTTTATTCAATTTTTCAGCCGATAATTCTAACAATTTCATCGATCTCTGAAAACGTTTCCATTCTTGCATTTTCTTCCTTCTTTCGCTATCGGTAACTCTTTTCAGAGAGACGTCAACTAGACCGCGTCGCGGGTCGACACGGATAACCTTGAACACCCTCTTCTGGCCCACTTTCAGAACCTCCCTTATGCTCTTAAACCACGAGTGCGACACTTCGTTTAAGGGAACGTAAGCTTCAAGGTTAAGGTACTCATCCAATGTCACGAATGCTCCATGCTCTTCGATCCTCTTTACGGTTCCGATCACAAGTTCGTGAAGCTTTGGGAGCCGTTTAACGGTGGTCACCAGACCCCCCTAGAACTTATCTAAGACACGAACAGGTTGCGCCTCTATGATGGCTTTACCTCCGGTCGGCTTAGCCAGTCCGCGACCGCAGACCCTGCAGAAAACTGGCGTTGATGAATGGCTGAACAATACTTGCTCGTTGCCGCAGTCAGGGCATCTCACTAGTATGAAGCGGCTTCTGGGAACTGGTTTGAGAATTTTACTGAATTTAGGCATACCTATCACGCTTTTTCAACTATTTCTAGCTTTTTCATTCTGCCCAAGCTTCTGTGTTGTATGTAGCCGCAAACAGAGCATTTTATCTTAATCACCTGCTTTTCGGTGACCTTAGCAAACTCCTTCTGCTCGGGCTTCCTCTTTGATCCATAGCCTTTCTGCTTCCTTAGGTAGCGTCGCTGCCCCTCCGCCAATGTCCGTCTCTTTCCGGGCTTGTAGAGTGTTACGCTATGATTGGTATGAGTCTTGCAGCGCGGACAATACGTTCTGATCGCCCTTGGAAACTTCATCTCAACTCACCCTTGCCGTTTTCCCGAGCTTAAAAACGTTTAGCTAGGTCTGCACAGCCGGTCATCGACGTCTTTCAGGTTGAACCGTCCGGAAGAAAGGTGGCGTACACAAACCAGACTCTGCGGGAGCATATAACCTCGCCAAGCTTTGTTTTATCCCCTCCTTTAAGAGACTTGTAATTGGACTGAGAAGCCTTCGCGGATCAAACGGTAAAACTCATGATTATTTCAACAGTTTCGTCGCGAGCCAGCATGTCAGCGTCGCTTAACGGTAAGACAGCTATGTCGCCGATCGAGAAGGGACCTAGAAGCTTTCCGTTCGATAGCACCAGCTTAGTGTACGGTTTCTTAAAAGAAACTAGCGCCATCATGTTAAATCCTCGTACGGGTAGAGCAGTAGATCTATCTTCTCTCTCGGGCACTTCCTCTTGCTCCTTAGCCTCTTCACATGTTATTCTACTGAGGATGCTAAGAATGCTCTTCAGCAAAGCGGCTTCCTGCTTGGGTAATCGTTTCTCGGGTATGACACCGTGTGTCCAGAGGTAGTTAAGCTCCTTGGTCAACCTCAATATAAGCAGCTTCTTAACAGTCGCTTTCGCGCGCTCTGCAAGCTCATCGGGCAGTTCAGTTGTGTTTCTGCCCGTCTCAGTGCTTAGCGATTTTAACCAATTCTGAACGTTGTCATAAAAGTCTTCTTCAAGGTCGAGTAACTCCCCTGTTTCAAGTTCCCTTCGCAAAGCGCTCTGAAGCTCTGTCAGCAGCTTCATTCCCAAGAGAAGTTTATGGTGAGAGCTTTAAGATAGTTGCTCACGTTTAAAGCAGGACAAACTTGGAGAAGCTGACTCCGTTGAGCAGCATGTACACAGCCGCGTAGAGGGGCAGTGTTCTCGAAGATGCGGTCGAACTGATGTCTAAGACAGTTTTTGGGGGTTCGTTCTCGAATTTCACGGCTACTTCACCATCCCTGAAAACTTTGGCTCTCTCGAGAAGATCCTCGCTCTCCAAATCCTGTACGGTGAGTGGAGTAACGCGCAACCCAGTCTTGCCGTGCAAGCTATTCGGTAATCTTATTAAACGCTTAGTATCCACGGTAACTCTCTCGTCTATGGCAACGGCCTCCTTCGCTATACACTCGCTGAGCAGCTTTCTCCATTCCTCTAAGCTTAAGACAGGGTTTTCTTCCCCCGTCGTCAGTACTGCCCAACGGGCTATCCGTCCATACCAACCAGAGACTGGCATTCCGTAGCGTAGCTTGTAACCGCCTGCCGTCTTGATTACCATCTGTTTGATGTCCAAACCTAAACCCTTTATGTGGTCAACTATCTCGCGCCTGCCGTCCTGGCTTACCCACCTAACTTCCTCGCTTTCTACGCGCACGTGGAAACCCCTGTGCCCAGAGAACGTGATGAAGAGGTCGTGGGAAGTGAAGCCGAAATCTCGCTCTAAGAAATCCACGAGTTTCAGGATCTCGTCGCGCGCGACGCTGATGCAAACGTTGCAGACCCAGGT
Above is a genomic segment from Thermofilaceae archaeon containing:
- a CDS encoding DNA primase small subunit PriS, producing the protein MKAPDATKLVVQLFRSYYKRLREEDIYVNDLQKREFAFTYFTEGGMRRHIAFGSSSELVRYLAEAVPRHAYHSAAYYRDPAAKTMDDKGWEGADLIFDIDVDHIDTPCKEQHDKWFCRTCGSTGWGAPSRCPSCGSENLEKHTWVCNVCISVARDEILKLVDFLERDFGFTSHDLFITFSGHRGFHVRVESEEVRWVSQDGRREIVDHIKGLGLDIKQMVIKTAGGYKLRYGMPVSGWYGRIARWAVLTTGEENPVLSLEEWRKLLSECIAKEAVAIDERVTVDTKRLIRLPNSLHGKTGLRVTPLTVQDLESEDLLERAKVFRDGEVAVKFENEPPKTVLDISSTASSRTLPLYAAVYMLLNGVSFSKFVLL